The Victivallis sp. Marseille-Q1083 genome has a window encoding:
- a CDS encoding prepilin-type N-terminal cleavage/methylation domain-containing protein: MKDKDMKGPSKMRSMKFTLIELLVVIAIIAILASMLLPALGKAKAAAQAIKCVGNQKQISLAMILYSNDYDNYINTQVRNESWGTAYLWPVIYGTPDSDNKILGKAIDNNPTLGLGYLPINDARIHLCPSGPEKISHYVGYATVSQSDSPTTAYNWDVGYHGCIVPADGTVKPLPVVVSKVERPSEYYLTADSYRKSDGTQSTDIAFYGGGAPGLQARHNGKLNMSFMDGHATSFHINEMSKFKGCEWLYGKLGSIWVYDASNEEKEVGF, encoded by the coding sequence ATGAAAGATAAAGACATGAAAGGACCGAGTAAAATGAGAAGTATGAAATTCACATTGATTGAATTGCTGGTCGTCATTGCGATCATCGCTATTCTGGCATCCATGCTGTTGCCGGCGTTGGGAAAAGCCAAAGCAGCAGCCCAAGCGATCAAATGCGTTGGCAATCAAAAACAAATCTCTTTAGCGATGATTCTGTACAGCAACGATTATGACAATTATATCAACACCCAAGTGCGCAATGAAAGCTGGGGGACTGCCTATTTATGGCCAGTCATTTACGGGACTCCGGACAGTGATAACAAAATCCTTGGCAAGGCAATCGATAATAATCCGACGTTAGGCCTTGGTTACCTGCCTATCAATGACGCTCGTATTCATCTTTGCCCGAGCGGCCCGGAAAAAATCAGCCATTACGTCGGTTATGCCACTGTTTCTCAAAGCGATTCGCCGACCACTGCTTATAATTGGGATGTCGGCTATCATGGCTGCATCGTTCCGGCTGACGGTACTGTCAAACCGCTGCCGGTGGTGGTCAGTAAAGTAGAACGTCCCTCGGAATACTATCTAACTGCTGATTCCTACCGCAAATCTGATGGAACTCAGTCGACGGATATCGCTTTCTACGGCGGCGGTGCTCCAGGATTGCAAGCGCGGCACAATGGAAAATTGAATATGTCGTTCATGGATGGGCATGCTACGAGTTTCCACATCAATGAAATGTCAAAATTCAAAGGCTGTGAATGGCTTTACGGCAAACTGGGAAGTATTTGGGTTTATGATGCCAGCAATGAAGAGAAAGAAGTTGGTTTCTAA
- a CDS encoding DUF5655 domain-containing protein, protein MSIFQLKQNSLSQIKEMPFKLEREIQGLVEKNLDILLGLEFVKSEFTISGTVQQLRIDTLAFDLKNKAFVIIEYKQDKSFSVVDQGYAYLSVMLNNKADFILEYNESSGKVLKKADVDWSQSRVIFISQAFTPYQKEAINFKDLPIALWEIKRFSNQTISFEEIRKLNATESIKTVSAGNSAVDSVSKVVVVYTENDRLKDIPEDILELYGQLRERILELGNVEIKATKLYVAFTVNGSNFTDIAIQKKALKLWINLSKGDLEDPYKLARDVANIGHHGNGDYQLSISSADKLDYIITLIKQGYQSKV, encoded by the coding sequence ATGTCTATCTTTCAGTTGAAACAGAACAGCTTAAGCCAAATCAAGGAAATGCCGTTCAAACTGGAACGGGAGATTCAAGGTTTAGTTGAAAAAAATCTCGATATTTTGTTAGGTCTTGAGTTTGTCAAGTCGGAATTTACCATCTCCGGGACGGTTCAGCAGCTTCGGATTGATACACTTGCTTTTGATTTGAAAAACAAGGCATTTGTCATAATTGAGTACAAGCAGGATAAAAGTTTCAGTGTCGTCGATCAGGGGTATGCCTACCTCTCTGTTATGCTTAACAACAAAGCCGATTTTATCTTGGAGTATAACGAAAGCAGTGGCAAGGTTTTAAAAAAAGCGGATGTTGACTGGTCGCAATCGCGTGTTATCTTCATTTCTCAGGCATTCACTCCGTATCAGAAAGAGGCGATCAACTTCAAGGATCTCCCGATTGCATTGTGGGAGATCAAACGGTTCAGTAATCAGACCATCAGCTTCGAGGAAATTCGTAAACTCAACGCGACGGAAAGCATCAAAACGGTATCAGCAGGCAATAGTGCCGTGGATTCTGTCAGTAAAGTAGTTGTGGTGTATACTGAGAATGACCGTTTGAAAGATATTCCGGAAGATATACTTGAGCTTTACGGGCAGCTTCGTGAGAGAATCCTTGAGCTTGGAAATGTAGAAATCAAGGCAACGAAACTTTATGTTGCTTTCACCGTCAACGGCTCCAATTTCACTGATATCGCCATTCAGAAAAAAGCATTGAAACTCTGGATTAATCTTTCCAAAGGCGACTTGGAAGATCCGTACAAACTGGCCCGTGATGTAGCCAATATCGGCCACCATGGGAATGGGGATTATCAGTTGAGCATTTCCAGTGCCGACAAACTTGATTATATTATCACTTTGATCAAGCAGGGTTATCAATCGAAAGTATAG
- a CDS encoding FtsW/RodA/SpoVE family cell cycle protein, with product MSRPLSQYYRRTLLIEALTVLIGLWGCLTIYSTQSGGDDTWGFLSRQLCWLGLGFVTMFGLQQLKFRYILAALPWLAALTIAGLAGVLLFGVRLNGMLGWFSCGDFWLQPSEPLKAAVLLVLAGIFTATPLRFRQLAIATGFTGLVVGLLILQPDYGMALLYCGAFFLIAMLAGIHRHYLFAFLAALPVAALLAAWRSPYVWRRFAAFWNPDGDLLHSGWHIRQFQLAIARGGWTGTELGNAFWSNTYLPLAYNDSIFAAMAEAVGFFGVLPYLTAFAALIYLLWQLGMTAPDRTGRLFVVAAAGLLAIQALLHISINLALLPPTGLTLPLVSYGGSSMFGSCLLIGLALSAGRPAADVHNIKPCQ from the coding sequence ATGAGCCGTCCGCTGTCGCAATATTACCGCCGGACGCTGTTGATCGAGGCGCTGACCGTCCTGATCGGCCTCTGGGGGTGCCTGACCATTTATTCCACCCAGAGCGGCGGTGACGATACCTGGGGCTTCTTGAGCCGCCAACTGTGCTGGCTCGGGTTGGGCTTTGTCACAATGTTCGGTTTGCAACAACTCAAATTCCGCTATATTCTCGCTGCATTGCCATGGCTGGCCGCGCTGACGATTGCCGGACTGGCCGGCGTACTTCTCTTCGGCGTCCGTCTCAACGGGATGCTTGGCTGGTTTTCCTGCGGTGATTTCTGGCTGCAGCCCTCCGAACCGCTTAAAGCAGCCGTGCTGCTGGTGCTGGCAGGCATCTTTACCGCCACCCCGTTGCGGTTCCGGCAGTTGGCCATCGCCACCGGCTTTACCGGTCTGGTAGTCGGGCTACTAATTCTACAGCCGGATTACGGCATGGCGCTGCTGTACTGCGGAGCGTTTTTTCTCATCGCCATGCTGGCCGGGATCCACCGCCATTATCTCTTCGCGTTTCTGGCCGCATTGCCGGTCGCCGCACTGCTGGCAGCCTGGCGGTCGCCTTATGTCTGGCGGCGATTCGCCGCCTTCTGGAATCCGGACGGCGATCTGCTGCATTCCGGCTGGCATATCCGGCAATTTCAATTGGCGATCGCCCGCGGCGGCTGGACCGGCACCGAACTGGGTAACGCTTTTTGGAGCAACACCTACCTGCCGCTGGCCTACAACGATTCCATTTTCGCGGCGATGGCCGAGGCTGTCGGTTTCTTCGGCGTCCTACCTTATTTGACCGCTTTTGCCGCCCTTATCTACCTTTTATGGCAACTCGGCATGACCGCTCCGGACCGGACCGGACGGCTTTTTGTCGTCGCCGCCGCCGGTTTGCTGGCCATTCAAGCCCTGCTCCATATCAGCATCAACCTGGCTCTGTTGCCGCCGACCGGCCTGACGCTGCCGTTGGTCAGCTACGGCGGCAGTTCAATGTTCGGCAGTTGTCTGCTGATCGGCCTGGCGCTCAGTGCCGGCCGGCCGGCGGCCGATGTTCACAATATTAAGCCATGCCAGTAA
- a CDS encoding restriction endonuclease subunit S yields MKLKDLTDIQTGYPFRGAIVAGSSTEGLAVIQMGDLAENLVPDLKNVIRSGSVSVKAGHVLKSGDILFRARGNFPAGYWLKELPERMIAAAPLQRIRIRTNVLLPGFLAWYLRQSAAQSYFEANSQGSSLRMVGIDVLENLMIPVIPLEKQQKIIELVELSERERELAQKLIALKSVYINKTVNQWLGE; encoded by the coding sequence GTGAAATTAAAAGATCTGACCGATATTCAAACCGGATATCCATTCCGGGGCGCTATTGTTGCCGGATCGTCAACCGAAGGCCTTGCGGTTATTCAAATGGGAGATTTGGCCGAAAATCTTGTCCCGGATTTGAAAAATGTTATTCGGAGTGGATCTGTTTCTGTTAAAGCGGGACATGTTCTGAAATCCGGAGATATCCTATTTCGGGCGAGAGGAAATTTTCCGGCGGGATATTGGCTGAAAGAACTCCCTGAACGTATGATTGCGGCAGCGCCACTGCAACGAATCCGAATCAGAACCAACGTGCTTTTACCGGGGTTTCTGGCATGGTACTTACGGCAGAGTGCCGCACAGTCTTATTTTGAGGCCAATTCCCAGGGATCTTCTTTGCGTATGGTGGGAATCGACGTTCTGGAGAATCTGATGATTCCGGTTATTCCCTTGGAAAAACAGCAAAAAATCATTGAGCTGGTGGAGCTTTCTGAACGGGAACGGGAGCTGGCTCAAAAGTTGATCGCATTAAAATCCGTCTATATCAATAAAACCGTCAATCAGTGGCTTGGAGAATGA
- a CDS encoding restriction endonuclease subunit S, whose product MKLPVGWRKIKLKDCGKWLGGATPSKDKASFWNGDIPWASSQDIKSRTLKSTTYSITVEGLNNSSSNLIPVNSLLMVTRSGILRHTFPVSKTLFPVAINQDIKALIPHIEFSTDYIQALLSVDNVNILKLCSKVGTTVESIEYDALRSYLLLFPPLPEQRRIAEFLGTWDEAIEKLERLIEAKEKRLSWIRANILTGKVRINGFSSKWKQIIFLEIASRVTRSVGKARVAPVSISAGKGFVLQEEKFGRNIAGKQYSKYTLLFPEEFTYNKGNSKTYECGCVYQWRGKAPVAVPNVFVSFSLNAKLADARFISHFFEADLHANELRKFINSGVRNDGLLNVTPDCFFKIILSLPELPEQKAIANILDTTSQEIDILRAELIMFQKQKRGLMQKLLTGTWRV is encoded by the coding sequence ATGAAACTCCCTGTTGGTTGGCGAAAAATTAAATTGAAGGATTGTGGCAAATGGTTAGGTGGAGCGACCCCTTCTAAAGATAAAGCTTCTTTTTGGAATGGCGACATACCATGGGCATCGTCACAAGATATTAAGTCCAGGACGCTAAAGTCAACAACATATTCAATTACAGTAGAAGGGTTGAATAATTCATCTTCAAATCTCATACCGGTAAACTCTTTGTTGATGGTAACTAGAAGCGGAATTTTGAGACACACTTTTCCTGTCTCTAAGACATTATTTCCGGTAGCAATTAATCAGGATATAAAAGCTCTGATTCCGCATATTGAGTTCAGCACTGATTATATTCAAGCCTTATTATCCGTTGATAATGTTAATATATTAAAATTGTGTTCCAAGGTTGGAACGACTGTTGAAAGCATAGAATATGATGCATTGAGATCATATCTTTTATTGTTTCCTCCCTTGCCGGAGCAGCGACGGATTGCGGAGTTTCTGGGGACCTGGGACGAGGCGATTGAGAAGTTGGAACGACTGATTGAGGCGAAGGAGAAACGCTTAAGTTGGATTCGTGCCAATATTCTTACAGGCAAGGTTCGCATTAATGGATTCAGCTCAAAGTGGAAACAAATAATTTTTTTAGAAATCGCCTCTCGTGTAACAAGAAGTGTAGGAAAAGCGAGAGTTGCACCTGTTAGCATTTCCGCGGGCAAGGGCTTTGTCTTGCAGGAGGAAAAATTTGGACGGAATATAGCAGGGAAACAGTATTCGAAATATACTCTCTTATTTCCAGAGGAATTTACATATAACAAAGGAAATTCAAAAACTTACGAGTGCGGTTGTGTTTATCAGTGGCGAGGCAAAGCCCCCGTTGCTGTCCCTAATGTTTTTGTCAGTTTCTCACTTAATGCTAAACTAGCAGATGCACGATTTATCTCTCATTTTTTTGAAGCAGATCTTCATGCAAATGAACTGCGCAAGTTTATTAATAGTGGAGTTCGTAACGATGGATTACTTAATGTAACACCAGATTGTTTCTTTAAAATCATACTATCGCTTCCTGAGTTACCGGAGCAAAAAGCAATTGCCAATATTCTTGACACAACTTCACAAGAGATTGATATTCTACGTGCCGAGCTTATAATGTTCCAAAAGCAAAAGCGCGGATTGATGCAGAAACTTTTAACCGGAACTTGGAGGGTATGA
- a CDS encoding ATP-dependent RecD-like DNA helicase, whose protein sequence is MSENVILTEEQQQALRELIRGKNVFLTGKAGTGKSTVLMAFRKQTARSVVFLAPTGMAARQINGETCHRFFSLKPLAVLSPELLEPLDDQKRKVLQRVETIVIDEVSMLRSDCLAAIDKRLRDAAGINSPFGGKQMVFCGDFCQLLPVVKPLPDFDLPAWLARQFGGCLAFQTQLWQNAKIRTIVLHQVMRQKDNWLLNRLNDIRYGIPSESEKWLCEANRVFCKEVPEGESIIELCTRNADAERLNRQALKKLSGEVIHSRAVISGDFPWQSYPTDKDLKLKAGLRVMLLRNQNRTEDPYVNGDLGVILRIDTLSQDQPRVIVRLDRGPVITVEGMEWEHWGYSVAHDDDGRERLTLKKDGSFTQLPLKAAYAISIHKSQGMTFNQLKLRLGSGCFASGQLYTALSRCRTAAGIFLVTPITAGDTICIPEVIEAYRGWDFSLKLWWEILTRHLDRLPDELVGTPSVIDLGWQEASEIPVLACLQQAYREFCCRCPQESDGEAAICSTPETVWALSIYYELTKLQRTQLWHAALCWLINKVRLIKYRTQFCAA, encoded by the coding sequence ATGAGTGAAAATGTGATCTTGACGGAAGAACAGCAGCAGGCTTTGCGGGAATTGATAAGGGGAAAAAATGTTTTTCTGACCGGCAAGGCAGGGACGGGAAAAAGTACGGTACTGATGGCGTTTCGCAAGCAGACGGCACGAAGCGTGGTATTTCTCGCTCCGACCGGGATGGCGGCCCGGCAGATCAACGGCGAAACCTGTCACCGCTTTTTCAGTTTGAAACCTCTGGCGGTACTCTCCCCGGAATTGCTGGAGCCGCTGGATGATCAGAAAAGAAAAGTTCTGCAGCGCGTTGAAACAATTGTGATTGACGAAGTTTCCATGCTGCGCAGCGACTGTCTGGCCGCAATCGACAAACGGCTGCGCGACGCTGCCGGTATCAATTCGCCGTTCGGCGGCAAACAGATGGTTTTCTGCGGTGATTTCTGTCAATTGCTGCCGGTGGTCAAACCATTACCGGATTTCGATCTTCCCGCCTGGCTGGCGCGGCAATTCGGGGGCTGTCTGGCATTTCAGACGCAGCTATGGCAGAATGCAAAAATCAGAACCATTGTCCTCCATCAGGTGATGCGGCAGAAAGACAATTGGCTTCTTAATCGCCTCAATGACATTCGGTACGGGATACCTTCGGAATCGGAAAAATGGCTGTGTGAAGCCAATCGGGTGTTCTGCAAAGAGGTTCCGGAAGGTGAATCCATCATTGAGCTGTGCACCCGTAATGCTGATGCTGAACGGTTGAATCGTCAGGCTCTCAAAAAACTTTCCGGGGAAGTTATCCATTCTCGGGCAGTTATATCCGGAGATTTTCCCTGGCAAAGCTATCCGACGGACAAGGATTTGAAATTGAAGGCAGGATTACGGGTGATGCTGTTACGCAACCAAAACCGTACGGAAGACCCTTATGTCAATGGCGATCTTGGAGTAATTTTACGGATCGACACTTTATCTCAGGACCAGCCACGAGTTATCGTCCGGCTGGATCGCGGACCGGTCATTACGGTGGAAGGCATGGAATGGGAACATTGGGGATATTCCGTGGCACACGACGATGACGGCAGAGAGCGGCTGACATTGAAAAAAGATGGGAGCTTTACGCAGTTGCCGTTGAAGGCAGCTTACGCGATTTCTATCCACAAGAGCCAGGGGATGACGTTCAACCAGCTCAAACTGCGGTTGGGGAGTGGCTGCTTTGCCTCCGGACAGCTTTATACTGCACTGTCGCGTTGCCGGACGGCGGCAGGGATTTTTCTGGTCACGCCAATCACCGCAGGCGACACGATCTGTATACCGGAAGTAATCGAGGCGTATCGTGGCTGGGATTTTTCCTTGAAGCTATGGTGGGAAATCCTGACCCGGCATCTCGACCGCCTGCCGGATGAATTAGTCGGAACACCGTCGGTCATCGATCTGGGATGGCAGGAGGCTTCCGAGATTCCGGTACTGGCCTGTTTGCAGCAGGCATATCGGGAGTTCTGCTGCCGCTGTCCGCAGGAGAGCGATGGTGAAGCTGCAATATGCAGTACACCGGAAACCGTGTGGGCTCTTTCGATCTATTACGAGCTTACCAAGCTGCAGCGCACACAGCTTTGGCACGCCGCGTTGTGTTGGCTGATCAATAAGGTGCGCCTGATCAAATATCGGACACAATTTTGTGCCGCTTAG
- a CDS encoding type I restriction-modification system subunit M, producing MATDKIKQETISNAAWSACDTFRGAVSPEQYKDYILVMLFLKYISDTWKAHYAEYRKQYGDDDTRIRRKLERERFILPMVDYKKENPLTRKMEIQDTFEASFYSLLERKNAPNIGELINITLDAIEEKNKAKLEGVFRNIDFNSEAALGRIQDRNRRLALLLEDFNKPELDLSPNRVDEDIIGNTYMFMISKFAADAGKKAGEFYTPTSVTELVAKLANPKPGQRICDPACGSGGLLLAAAREVGENNYALYGMEVNGATWALCRMNMFLHNADSARIEWCNTLTAPTLVENDQLMKFDIVVANPPFSLDKWGAENAEADRFNRFWRGVPPKSKGDWAFISHMIEAAEPGSGRVAVVVPHGVLFRGSKEGMIRKAVIEENLLDAVIGLPANLFFSTGIPVAILVFDRSRERGGVNEARKDILFIDASKEFVQDKKQNSMNDAQIARVVETCRNRRDVEKYAHAATPAEIRENDFNLNIPRYVDTFEPEEEIDIDTVQSEIDQLETELAQVRIKMAELLKGIRR from the coding sequence ATGGCAACCGATAAAATCAAGCAGGAAACGATCAGCAATGCGGCGTGGAGTGCCTGCGACACCTTCCGCGGAGCAGTCAGCCCGGAACAATACAAAGACTATATTCTGGTGATGCTCTTTTTGAAGTACATCAGCGACACCTGGAAAGCGCACTATGCGGAATATCGCAAACAATATGGGGATGATGACACGCGGATTCGACGTAAATTGGAGCGGGAACGCTTCATCCTTCCGATGGTCGATTATAAAAAAGAGAATCCCCTGACCCGGAAAATGGAAATTCAGGATACGTTCGAAGCGAGTTTCTACAGCCTGCTTGAGCGTAAAAATGCGCCGAACATCGGAGAACTCATCAATATTACCCTGGATGCGATTGAAGAGAAGAATAAAGCGAAACTCGAAGGCGTGTTCCGCAACATTGACTTCAATTCCGAAGCCGCACTCGGACGGATTCAGGACCGCAACCGCCGCTTGGCGTTGCTGCTGGAGGACTTCAACAAGCCGGAACTTGATCTGAGCCCGAACCGGGTGGATGAGGATATCATCGGCAATACCTATATGTTCATGATTTCCAAGTTCGCGGCGGACGCGGGGAAAAAAGCGGGTGAATTTTATACGCCGACATCCGTTACTGAATTGGTGGCCAAATTGGCAAATCCCAAACCGGGACAGCGGATTTGCGATCCGGCCTGTGGTTCGGGGGGCTTGCTGCTGGCGGCGGCGCGTGAAGTGGGAGAGAACAATTACGCCTTGTACGGCATGGAAGTAAACGGAGCAACCTGGGCGCTCTGCCGGATGAATATGTTTCTGCATAATGCCGACAGCGCCAGAATCGAGTGGTGCAATACCTTGACGGCTCCGACGCTGGTAGAGAATGACCAGTTGATGAAATTCGATATTGTCGTCGCCAATCCGCCGTTTTCGCTGGATAAGTGGGGGGCGGAAAACGCGGAAGCGGATCGTTTCAACCGCTTCTGGCGCGGCGTTCCGCCCAAGAGCAAGGGGGACTGGGCGTTTATCTCTCATATGATCGAGGCGGCAGAACCGGGTTCCGGCCGGGTGGCGGTGGTGGTGCCGCACGGGGTATTGTTCCGTGGCAGCAAAGAAGGAATGATCCGCAAGGCGGTGATAGAAGAAAACCTGCTGGATGCGGTGATCGGTCTTCCGGCCAATTTGTTTTTCAGCACGGGAATTCCGGTGGCGATTCTGGTCTTCGACCGCAGCCGGGAGCGCGGCGGCGTCAATGAAGCGCGCAAAGACATTCTGTTTATCGATGCGTCAAAAGAGTTTGTTCAAGACAAAAAGCAGAATTCCATGAATGACGCGCAAATCGCGCGGGTGGTTGAAACCTGCCGTAACCGTCGGGATGTGGAAAAATACGCTCACGCGGCTACGCCTGCCGAAATCAGAGAGAATGATTTCAATCTGAATATTCCGCGCTATGTGGACACCTTTGAACCGGAAGAAGAGATCGACATCGACACCGTCCAGTCCGAAATCGACCAGCTTGAAACCGAACTCGCCCAAGTTCGTATCAAGATGGCTGAACTGCTGAAAGGGATCAGGCGATGA
- a CDS encoding DUF6119 family protein translates to MENKTKSFSATFRLLKEHKEIADAFSLENKLERIPVNTTTNNILADVQVYAGQVYESDPSWLGLISEITEKPLEFKNKGAAVVIFIPISERWFAVSFGMAQICLNRNAFECDFGLKVCLNKIPRDKIRTLDTASPDSTTIQKRIQASAECDFSLFSMDIEKDILRLLSGKPTDKEFASSMTGRDTLQMTCKITIPSLKEKCQELLETYQSEEYKKIYPWIDHIKQIRDDEIISILNRKLSDEIQALRDGRQNSLYLAIPEIIDPAADYAYRYNGLSYRSRKYLTLSIEDYKTELQKELPNELSDYTKHRISIISSNFPCMEFSIFECLNFETSIDDKNYILWNSSWYEIDTDFAREIEKNWQQALVANEYLIQETPMPTEEKLIEDLERKKTTWQKLDKRKINPSNTSYANIEPCDFFVPPKSFYHLKDGSSSACISHLWNQGLVSGECFLKDEKFRQDLRKMLNDSLKSKVPARKDTKPVANEYKIIFGIMRKPSQDGNINIPFFSKVSFRSVFQRLTELGFQVFVNPIRKV, encoded by the coding sequence ATGGAAAATAAAACAAAATCGTTCTCAGCCACATTTCGGTTGCTAAAAGAGCATAAAGAAATTGCAGATGCGTTTTCTTTAGAAAATAAATTAGAGCGTATCCCCGTCAATACTACTACGAATAATATATTGGCAGATGTTCAGGTATATGCAGGACAAGTTTATGAAAGTGATCCTAGTTGGCTTGGCTTAATTTCTGAAATAACAGAAAAACCTCTTGAATTCAAAAATAAAGGTGCTGCTGTTGTTATTTTTATACCTATAAGTGAAAGATGGTTTGCAGTTTCTTTTGGCATGGCACAAATTTGCCTGAATCGAAATGCTTTTGAGTGTGATTTTGGGTTGAAGGTGTGTCTCAATAAAATTCCTCGTGATAAGATAAGAACACTGGATACTGCGTCACCAGATAGTACTACCATTCAAAAAAGAATTCAGGCAAGTGCGGAATGTGACTTCTCTTTATTTTCTATGGATATAGAAAAAGATATTCTACGTTTATTGTCAGGAAAGCCTACAGATAAAGAGTTTGCATCAAGCATGACCGGTCGAGATACTTTACAGATGACCTGTAAGATTACTATTCCTTCATTAAAAGAAAAATGCCAAGAGCTTTTAGAGACTTACCAATCAGAGGAGTACAAAAAAATATATCCTTGGATTGATCACATAAAACAGATTCGAGATGATGAAATTATCTCTATCTTAAATAGAAAATTGTCTGATGAGATTCAAGCTCTACGAGATGGGAGACAAAATAGTCTCTATCTAGCCATACCAGAAATCATTGATCCTGCAGCTGATTATGCCTATCGATATAATGGATTATCGTACCGCTCTCGGAAATATCTTACCCTATCTATTGAGGATTACAAAACGGAATTGCAGAAAGAATTGCCAAACGAGCTAAGCGATTATACTAAACACAGAATTTCGATAATCAGCAGCAATTTCCCGTGTATGGAATTCTCTATATTCGAATGCTTAAATTTTGAAACATCAATCGATGATAAGAATTATATATTATGGAATTCATCTTGGTATGAAATCGATACCGATTTTGCTCGGGAAATAGAAAAAAACTGGCAACAAGCATTAGTAGCAAACGAGTATCTGATACAAGAAACCCCAATGCCAACAGAAGAAAAACTGATTGAGGATTTAGAGAGGAAGAAGACGACTTGGCAAAAATTGGATAAGAGGAAAATTAATCCGTCCAATACTAGTTATGCAAATATTGAACCTTGTGATTTTTTTGTTCCACCAAAAAGTTTTTACCACTTAAAGGACGGCAGTAGTTCTGCTTGCATTAGCCATTTATGGAACCAAGGTCTAGTTTCTGGAGAATGTTTCCTTAAAGATGAGAAATTTAGGCAGGATTTGCGGAAGATGCTTAATGATTCTTTAAAATCAAAAGTACCTGCAAGAAAAGATACAAAGCCTGTAGCAAATGAATACAAAATTATTTTTGGAATCATGCGTAAGCCCTCGCAAGATGGAAACATCAATATTCCATTTTTCAGTAAAGTTAGTTTTCGGTCTGTATTTCAACGCTTAACTGAGCTAGGGTTTCAAGTATTTGTGAATCCCATAAGAAAGGTGTAA
- a CDS encoding DNA-binding transcriptional regulator, giving the protein MPSMENIAEQLKALRRQRGWSQEDLARELGVSFSTVNHRENGKARPSGLAGNQNFRLLDRNDVSH; this is encoded by the coding sequence ATGCCTTCCATGGAAAATATTGCGGAACAACTGAAAGCGCTGCGCCGACAGCGCGGCTGGTCGCAGGAAGACCTGGCGCGAGAACTCGGCGTCAGCTTCTCCACCGTCAACCACCGGGAAAACGGCAAGGCCAGGCCTTCCGGACTGGCGGGAAATCAAAATTTCCGACTTCTTGATAGAAATGATGTGAGCCATTAA